From Demequina lutea, a single genomic window includes:
- a CDS encoding ABC transporter ATP-binding protein, translating to MTGHHVIVRGASKRYGSLEALCGIDLDLAAGSFTVLLGPSGSGKSTLLRSIAGVEKLDGGTIHFGPRTISDRQTHVKPEKRALAMVFQDYALWPHLTVRQNVAYALRRRRLGGQEAGRRVESMLERVGLGAKSGSYPHELSGGQQQRVALARAIVGEPELILFDEPLSNLDADLREHLRLEIATLTRETGATALYITHDQSEAFALADEVAILNAGVIEQRGSAESIFRHPATPFVARFTGLAGSFEGVAVHVSDDTAKLQVGEHVLTTAAGRGLGVGDTAEVLVRPTATRLETVDATGPHDGSRHRLPSRIVDVAYRGRGYDHVVDTGHGLLAAVFDERPWTRGAACVASIDPAGMIAFSANV from the coding sequence ATGACAGGCCATCACGTCATTGTCCGCGGTGCGAGCAAGCGCTACGGCTCCCTCGAGGCACTGTGTGGTATCGATCTCGATCTTGCGGCGGGGTCGTTCACCGTGCTGCTTGGGCCGTCCGGATCGGGCAAGTCCACGCTGCTGCGATCGATCGCAGGCGTTGAGAAGCTCGACGGAGGCACTATCCATTTCGGACCGAGAACCATCAGCGATCGTCAGACCCATGTGAAGCCGGAGAAGCGCGCGCTCGCCATGGTCTTCCAGGATTACGCCCTCTGGCCCCACCTGACGGTGCGCCAGAACGTCGCCTACGCGCTGCGGCGCCGACGCCTCGGGGGGCAAGAGGCGGGTCGGCGCGTGGAGTCCATGCTGGAGAGGGTCGGGCTCGGCGCGAAGTCGGGCAGTTATCCGCACGAGCTGTCAGGCGGACAGCAGCAGCGGGTCGCTCTCGCCCGCGCCATCGTCGGCGAGCCGGAGCTGATCCTGTTTGACGAGCCCCTGTCGAACCTCGACGCCGATCTGCGGGAGCACCTGCGACTCGAGATTGCCACGCTGACAAGGGAAACCGGAGCCACCGCTCTCTACATCACTCACGACCAGTCGGAGGCGTTCGCCCTGGCCGATGAGGTGGCGATCCTCAACGCGGGGGTGATCGAACAGCGGGGAAGTGCTGAGTCGATCTTTCGGCATCCCGCGACGCCGTTCGTCGCGCGGTTCACCGGCCTCGCCGGTTCCTTCGAGGGTGTTGCCGTCCACGTGTCCGATGACACGGCCAAGCTTCAAGTCGGAGAGCACGTCCTCACGACGGCGGCGGGGCGCGGGCTCGGCGTCGGCGACACGGCGGAAGTGCTCGTGCGTCCGACGGCCACCCGGCTCGAGACGGTCGATGCGACGGGCCCGCACGACGGGTCACGGCATCGGCTGCCTTCGCGGATCGTCGATGTCGCCTACCGAGGCCGTGGATACGACCACGTCGTCGACACGGGACATGGGCTGCTCGCGGCCGTCTTTGACGAAAGGCCCTGGACTCGCGGCGCGGCCTGTGT